Genomic DNA from Pelorhabdus rhamnosifermentans:
CGGTATTGATGGTTCCGGTAAACGAAAAAAAGAAACGCGTACAATAAAAACCACAGACATATCTGTGGCTGAAAGAGAACGTGATATATTAATCGGTCAATTAGCTGATAGAAGCTATCGGCCCTTAGCTAAGACAACCGTCGAAGAGTATATAACTCATTGGCTTACGACTCCAGCATTTACAAATCTCGCATCGAAAACGCAAAACGCAGTCCAATTATAAAATGCATATTAACACGAGGATCATCCCCTGGCTTGGACGAATCAAGCTTCCAGACCTAACCAGAACAGATTTGATAAACTTCTATTATCGAATTATCAAAGAAGGCCGTGATCCCCAAGGCAAAAACGTTAAAGCAACGAAAAAGACTACAGTCGATAAAAAAATCCCATCTAAACCAATTAGCATAGAAACTATCTTATATAATCATCGCATCATCCATCGAATTTTAAATGACGCTGTCTATGCCGATGAAATACTTCAGCGTAACGTGGCTGATCGAATCGACTTACCTGAGCCCCCTAAACCTGAAGACTACGATCCCGACGAGGACTTAGTCAAAGTCTTTACTCCGAAATTATAACTCTTGAATCGCATGCTGCTAATACTTCCTATTCCGAATTAGTCACGGTTGCCTTACGCACCGGAATGCGACGCGGCGAACTATTGGCACTCTCCTGGGATGCGATCGACTTTAAAGCTAAAACTATATTTGTCAAGAGATCTCTCTCTCATACGAAAGAGAAAGGATATGAATTTAAATTAACAAAGAATAACACACGCCGTAAAATCGAAGTCACATCCGAGGTTTTAGATGCTTTAAGAATTCGATTTTTAGTACAGCAAATATTACAAGAAAAGCTTGGAAATTATTACGAAGATAATAACCTAGTATTTTGCCGAGAAGATGGTAAACCAATGTATCCAGGAACACCCTCCGCATGGTTCCCTGATTTTTGTGCTGAACATGGCCTGCCTAAATTAACATTTCATTGTTTGCGGCATACTCACGCTAGCCAATTGTTATCTACCGGCGAAGATATTAGTTATGTATCGAAACGACTTGGGCATAGTGATGTGTCGGTAACATATAAACGTTATTTTCACCTAATTCCACTTGAGCAACGCGAATCATTACGAGCTTTAGAAAAAAAATTCAAAAATAAAAAGCTGAGTTGAACTTTGTTATGATGAGATATGCTTTTTTAGGCTAGTCTCATTAAAAAAATGCCCTTCATGGACACAAAAACGGACACAAAATAAAAAAAGAGCTTGCAGAAAGTCCTGCAAACCCTTGATATTCCTGGAGCCGATAATAGGATTCGAACCTACGACCCCCTCATTACGAATGAGGTGCTCTACCAACTGAGCTATATCGGCACACAACATATATTATTATAAACTACTACTGCTACATTGTCAATAACATAGCTTGGATACTAAAACAATGCCTTCTAATTGAAATGATTTGAGCCCTAATTCTATTCGATCTAGAATATCAGATGCTTTTTCTATACTGAGTCCCAATCTCTTATGCTCTATTTATTTTACAACTAATACAGGAATTTTAGAATAAGTAACAATCTTATGCGCTACACTTCCCACCAACAAACGGGCAAATCCACCCAGACCACGTGTACCAGAAATAATCAAATAAGCTTGTTCATTTTCGGCGTATTTAATGATTTCATCGGCAGGGTTTCCCTGCAACACTTCAGTATATACCACGATACCCTTGTCTTCACAAAGTTTTTTCCCTTCTGCCACTCTTGCCTCACAAGCCTTTTCACAATCTGCTGCCCATTCACTATAACTAACTCCATCTGCTAATGCAATAGGCACGTCATAAACTGATACAACAACAACGTCTGCTGCAATATCTTTTGATAAATCTGTAGCCATGCTTAATGCTTTTTTACTATCGGAAGATCCATCGTAAGCAACAATAATTTTTTTATCTGCCACCGTAGACTCCCCCTTTTCATTACATTAGACAATCTATACTTCCTAAATTAATTATATAATATTCAGAAAATGCTTTCAAGTACTCTTGACTTAAAAGCTCCCGACTTTACAGCCACACTATCTAATAAAAAGTCTGCTCAAGAACTTGTTGTTTCAAATCACGAACTTGCTGAGAGTTACTAAAAAGCTTAGCCGTTATTTGATCGTCTATTTTATGATTAGCAACCATGGTTTGCATAATTTTTTCTACCTTAGTTATTTCTAATGTAGCCCGATAAGGTCGATTTTCCGTTAAAGCAGTAAAAATATCAGCAACAGCCATAATCCTTGATCCTAAACTCAGCGAGCTTTCCTGAATACAAAAAGGATATCCTTTTCCGTCAAGCGTCTCATGATGATAGGCTGCCCACTCTGCAATGGTATGGAAACCATCAATTTCATTTAAAATGCGATAAGTATAATAAGGATGCTGCTTAATGATATGATATTCGTGTACAGTCAATTTACCGTTCTTTTCTAAAATACCACTAGAAACTGCTAGTTTCCCTAGATCATGCATAAGTCCAGCAATACGCATAACTTTTACCTCATCCGCACAAAATCCCATGCTACTAGCTAAAAAGGCGGCAACTGTAGACACACTGCGAGAATGAGCAGCCGTAAAACGACTCGTGCGGTCAATAATTGTTGCAAAAATCTCCGAAATATTCATAACATCATCTAAATTAAACCGCGTTGAACCATAAGATTCAAGTTGTTGAAAAAAATTTTGATAATACCGCGAATTCACCAGATCTAACCAAAAACTTTCCTGCCGAGAAATTTCATGCAATGCCTGAACTAAGTCCGGATCAAAAGAAATACCACTAGATTGGCGAATCGTTGCTAAAATGACTGGCCGTTGATCAAAAATAAACTGATCATCTCTCAGTAACACTTCCACACGATCAGCCAAACTAATAATGCGGCTCAACAGCGGGATCTCCTGACCAACGAAACTTGCCGGACTTGACCCGTCCCACAAATCATGATGATGACGAATGGTATCAGCTAAATAACCTAATTGCGCTGAATCCTTCAGCAGTTCATAACCAACTTCAGCATGTTTATGCAGCAACGGGTTAGCGTAATTACGAATCTGATGTTTTTCCGACCAACTAGATGCTGCGCCAATATCGTGAAGCAGTGCTGCATAAATTAGCTGTTGCCGTTCTTTGTCAACGAGGTTGATCTCCTCAGCAATCCGATCAGCAATAATCGCAGTGCGCCAATGATGACGAGATAATCCACCCGAAGCAAGTTCTAGAGCCAGTGATAGGGCCCGCAGCAAATTAATTGGGTTTATATTAAAATACATCTGTCTCCCCCTAGTAAAATCATTGGAAAATAATAAAAACTGCTTACAAATAAGTAAGCAGTTCTGCGACAATTTTGGAGCGGGCGACGGGAATCGAACCCGCCTAGCCAGCTTGGGAAGCTGGAACTTTACCACTAAGCTACGCCCGCATGCTCTTTGCTCATCACGCATATTATTATACTCGAAAACAATCTGAAAGGCAACTACCATAATATTTCTCTATGCTCTTTTTAATAGAAAGAAAACAGCCTTACATAGAAGACTGTTTCATTGTTTTAAAAGCTGGTGCCGCAAGACAGAATCGAACTGTCGACACGAGGATTTTCAGTCCTCTGCTCTACCGACTGAGCTATCGCGGCAAATGGCGACCCGGATCGGACTTGAACCGACGACCTCCGCCGTGACAGGGCGGCATTCTAACCAACTAAACTACCGGGCCAAAATTTTGAAATATGGTGGGCGATGACGGGATCGAACCGCCGACATCCTGCTTGTAAGGCAGGCGCTCTCCCAGCTGAGCTAATCGCCCATGAAAAGTCGGAAATATTGGTGACGCGTATGGGATTCGAACCCATGAAGCCGCCGTGAAAGGGCGGTGTCTTAACCGCTTGACCAACGCGCCATTTATTAAACCAAGTTCATGTCACTTGGATAGTATACACAAATTTATAACGTTTGGCAATAGTTATTTTTACCAATGTGGTAACTTATTATGATAACCAAACTATTTCCCATTCAATGACCGGGCTATCTTCGAATTTATTTCGATTAGTTGACGTACATCATCCGGTTTAAGCCCGTAGTGTTGGGCCAAAATCATTACAGTCTGCCAAGCTTCATCTATTTTAATACCATAATCGTTTACAGTTTCATGAATGTATCTTGAATGCGAAGAAATATCCTGACTATAACCAACAAGCCAATCAATACTTACCTTAAAAAAATTTGCTATGCGACATAATGTTGCAATGTCAGGTTCACGGCGATTCACTTCCCATGATGCTAAGGTCGAACGATCAACCTGAAGGATGGCGGCCAATTCTTCTTGCGTTAGTTTATTTCGTAAATGTTTAATTTTAGCTCCTAAAGTTTCCATAAGCCACACCTCCTGTCTTTAAGATATCGCGCCAATAAAAGCAGTGCAATTATTGTGTCTATAAGACCCTGCCGAGCAGGAATTTCTTAACTAAAAACAGTATTAGTGTCTATATGACACTAATACTGTTTTTTAAACTATAAAATTTTGAAAGGAGACTTATTCCCATGAAAAATAGAAACCCGCTTATTCTCATTGTAGACAATTCTTCTAAAACCCGCGCTCTTATTACTTTATTTTCAGAAAGAAAGTACGAAGTAAATTGGACTACAAATGGTGAAACAGCATTGATTTCCGCACTTAAAACTTTACCAGATCTTATTCTATTAGATGTAACGATACCGGACATTGATGATTGTAAAACCTGGCGTTGGTTCAAGAAGCAGCCTTCGTTAGCTGCCATTCCAATTATTTTTCTCACCACTAAAACTGACATAACAAGTAACGAAAAACAACTCGCTTGGAATTCCATCGATTATATAAACCCCTTAAATTTTTCCCGTTTGCTCATGCAAATAAAGAAATCGTTAGTTAATATAAGACAAAACACTGTTCGTTGAAATAATTAAAAAAGAAGCAGAATAATATAAAAATATAGTTTTACGAATATTAATTCATTTCAACAACAAGAAGGCTTATTTAAAAAGAAAGCGAATTTTAGAGTAAAAAGCCTCAAGGAGTTTTTCAATGAAACGTATATTTTTTCTTCTTTTCACCCTTGTCCTCATCTATACCCCGCTTGCTGGACATACAGGTCCAAAAGAAGATTATGAAGAAGCTTACAAATTATATATTACAGCCGGAACTAGCGTAGCAGCCTATGATGACCGAATTGGCGAACTCACCAATCATTATTTAGAACAAGACGGCTGGAAAATCGATCACTATATACAACCAGAGGGCCATAATGGCGCTCGCTTCGTCCTAGCACAAAAAGCCAACCAAGCCGGAGGCACAACTTACATCATTGCCATTGTGGGTACGGAATCATCTGAAGACATAAAAATGGACTTAAGTTTTGATAAAGTATATTTTGCCGGTACCAACTTAGACGAATTCGCCGCTAATGCCGCTAAAAAGGATGTACCAAATACAGAACCGAAAGTTCACCGCGGATTTAATAAATTCGTACAAGCCGGACCGGCAGCAACCTTACGTAACGTCAAATTTAATTCACACTTGCTTATCGATCTGATTAAAAGCAACAAAAATGATATGTTATATCTTACAGGACATAGTCTTGGCGGCGCAGCAGCAACACTAGCCGGAGCCAGGCTGCTAAGCAGCGGAATAAATCCCGATCAAATTGAAGTTATCACCTTTGGCGCACCTGCCGTAGGCAATGCGGCATTTGCTGCTAAATTTGAAGGTCTCCTTCACCTAACTCGCGTAGTCAATTCCGGCGATGCCGTAACAGGCATTTTGCAAACGCTCGTGGGAGGCTATCAGCAGTTTGGTCGGGAAATTAAATGGAACCTTCCTGACACACTCGATAAGCCCCATAATCTCACTGCCTATGTCGATTCGGCCCTCAAAAACTATTATGACAAACGTCGTCTAGCCATACAAGCAGGAATAAACTTGCCTGAACAGTTGACAACCCAGCAGACAAATTTTGACCGCATCTATACCGCGCCACTCCAAAACAGCTTACCTCATCAACTGACAGCAGATTTTGGGTATATGTGTGAAGCTTTAGACGATGAACATCGGCAAACGTTACCAAACTCTATCATCGCAAGCAATTCCACACCACTCACTTGGCAACAAGCAGCTACAGCATCGAATTGCCGCTTAGCCATTTTATCCGAAGTAAGCGCAGTCCGATTGAAACAAGAAAAAAACACCTATCATATTATTTTGAACCAGACTGTATATGATGTTACTACAGGTGCTATCGTGAACATGGCTACCTTTTCTACTGCC
This window encodes:
- a CDS encoding helix-turn-helix domain-containing protein, with protein sequence METLGAKIKHLRNKLTQEELAAILQVDRSTLASWEVNRREPDIATLCRIANFFKVSIDWLVGYSQDISSHSRYIHETVNDYGIKIDEAWQTVMILAQHYGLKPDDVRQLIEINSKIARSLNGK
- a CDS encoding response regulator: MKNRNPLILIVDNSSKTRALITLFSERKYEVNWTTNGETALISALKTLPDLILLDVTIPDIDDCKTWRWFKKQPSLAAIPIIFLTTKTDITSNEKQLAWNSIDYINPLNFSRLLMQIKKSLVNIRQNTVR
- a CDS encoding HD domain-containing phosphohydrolase is translated as MYFNINPINLLRALSLALELASGGLSRHHWRTAIIADRIAEEINLVDKERQQLIYAALLHDIGAASSWSEKHQIRNYANPLLHKHAEVGYELLKDSAQLGYLADTIRHHHDLWDGSSPASFVGQEIPLLSRIISLADRVEVLLRDDQFIFDQRPVILATIRQSSGISFDPDLVQALHEISRQESFWLDLVNSRYYQNFFQQLESYGSTRFNLDDVMNISEIFATIIDRTSRFTAAHSRSVSTVAAFLASSMGFCADEVKVMRIAGLMHDLGKLAVSSGILEKNGKLTVHEYHIIKQHPYYTYRILNEIDGFHTIAEWAAYHHETLDGKGYPFCIQESSLSLGSRIMAVADIFTALTENRPYRATLEITKVEKIMQTMVANHKIDDQITAKLFSNSQQVRDLKQQVLEQTFY
- a CDS encoding site-specific integrase, with product MTLESHAANTSYSELVTVALRTGMRRGELLALSWDAIDFKAKTIFVKRSLSHTKEKGYEFKLTKNNTRRKIEVTSEVLDALRIRFLVQQILQEKLGNYYEDNNLVFCREDGKPMYPGTPSAWFPDFCAEHGLPKLTFHCLRHTHASQLLSTGEDISYVSKRLGHSDVSVTYKRYFHLIPLEQRESLRALEKKFKNKKLS
- a CDS encoding universal stress protein, giving the protein MADKKIIVAYDGSSDSKKALSMATDLSKDIAADVVVVSVYDVPIALADGVSYSEWAADCEKACEARVAEGKKLCEDKGIVVYTEVLQGNPADEIIKYAENEQAYLIISGTRGLGGFARLLVGSVAHKIVTYSKIPVLVVK
- a CDS encoding lipase family protein; translation: MKRIFFLLFTLVLIYTPLAGHTGPKEDYEEAYKLYITAGTSVAAYDDRIGELTNHYLEQDGWKIDHYIQPEGHNGARFVLAQKANQAGGTTYIIAIVGTESSEDIKMDLSFDKVYFAGTNLDEFAANAAKKDVPNTEPKVHRGFNKFVQAGPAATLRNVKFNSHLLIDLIKSNKNDMLYLTGHSLGGAAATLAGARLLSSGINPDQIEVITFGAPAVGNAAFAAKFEGLLHLTRVVNSGDAVTGILQTLVGGYQQFGREIKWNLPDTLDKPHNLTAYVDSALKNYYDKRRLAIQAGINLPEQLTTQQTNFDRIYTAPLQNSLPHQLTADFGYMCEALDDEHRQTLPNSIIASNSTPLTWQQAATASNCRLAILSEVSAVRLKQEKNTYHIILNQTVYDVTTGAIVNMATFSTATYNLTPLEAFIHDFKGIRDSEASWLNQRSSAKDG